A region from the Bactrocera dorsalis isolate Fly_Bdor chromosome 1, ASM2337382v1, whole genome shotgun sequence genome encodes:
- the LOC125775336 gene encoding tyrosine-protein phosphatase non-receptor type 14-like: MIMPLKFLKKYRQYNVTSKSLFVISVHHLLETSTTVDCTISSESKGQECLDNVCQRLNLQKPEFFGLRYVVKGKEDELKWVDLERSLSRQLEKYAASTKIYLRVRHYVDPLRSDDLTRCYYFLQLKSDIYEGKIICDIRTAILLALYCRQAEYDSHQNDKQTKDNLKKSLVLPKNLQGLANDDNLLDSLIMEVLQQNAGIQHLQQSKAEEMYIQCCQQLDGYGEERFPAKDTLGNDLLLGLAINGMVVMADNGRQYFPWKESQTVSIDKRTIKIEQNKTDGSIVGSFIFPDAETARYFWKLCVTQHKFFKRYIDEESASSVGDAESANGNSMSVTGGGGGVLAGGMDAYAYGDFNDSREDLLLEQQQRAIYNPNAITSGGVGGGGVGALSAVNPEFMSAPALHHGLLASTHASNALMSSNISLAASHQSGGGGGGPNGAMHSHSVGAIAPSWLAKEYGHEYASTQHLSNSMLDTRLQQSSSCLDLSNNNANNIGGVAAFHSSSNNIVHGHLGGSVTNNGSNVALHGVDAHERERLKAMLPTYRPAPDYETAVQLKYHTPASELHHPQMNSYANYQPQLASSASAVAMAGTPAASGAIYYAGSQPDVHNAAAIYGDGVLLSQLAPHRYPDVAQPAAAMHAQHHHLTAAGVTMAPGGHSNSVSGGGAYIDLGHRLQMVRSKPPPPYPVNRLNSSSTPDLAVASHRPLMGYRSYVSGSSPDLVSNRNLPNAQYPYVHSSSVGAAQAVGSVAATNHALMQPHSSYMGAGHIGHSQPYLPHGTFENLNMIEEQPSILSQLRQDYLFLPPSYAEPNTATSNSNNIYRQTSPSVQAQPLPQVPQSQTHQQQQLQVNASNASLQRNTLNGSIEPIYENVPHARYVAAEPVVQRNMEQRSSGSSATSEAMRNRTASIQSAPGGTHTQPQPQQQMPPVPAVRHHHHHQHQQQQQQQQQALQQQQQALLQQQQAQAHAQAQAQQQQAEAEAAAAAALNMHKYAERAASTELQFLEPTPPQRAVRAASAAPTVGHNSGSNHQQQSMMQTPPPRQHHHAHKTQQLMQNAASGSPSVVDAAAATSPNNVGARAHTTSSLHDDSTDSMLHAAQQQFSAMNISSISSNVSVSAAATMQHSASHHQHHHHRSHNSSLLDSTANSSNTTHSSNTTNSSNTTGKEGKRKKIWNILGRSKTPDKQKSATLGREKASSSNAAKTAAKVKLAQDDLNLMHRWSTGVSRLQPISGQYSKDKLCPILTEKLNDPQLFMEFESIPKRCENASYDWALMEENAKKNSDPNFLPYDYNRVSITPTWENKTGYVNASRISATVGTNQRFYIIAQSPQDKLTTNIFWQCVWEADVYLIVKLSEGLNYMPPNSNQRLEFDQFQVYQEFSQTTDRCITSKLRLFHIPSRRYRSVWHLNYTNWGEQNCPLEVNHFLDFLEELNSVRMASANEVPPGHNTNPPVLIHCLEGGGRSGVTLTADLLLYTLDHNEDLDIPRVIGQLRDQRDSIIPSLAQYKFIYSLLITYLKRTRLI; encoded by the exons ATGATAATGCcgctgaaatttttgaaaaagtatcgTCAATATAACGTGACATCGAAGAGCTTGTTTGTCATCTCAGTGCATCATTTATTAg AAACCTCCACAACCGTTGATTGTACAATTAGTTCGGAAAGCAAGGGACAAGAGTGTTTAGACAATGTCTGCCAGCGATTAAATCTACAAAAACCCGAATTTTTCGGTCTACGCTATGTGGTGAAGGGAAAGGAGGACGAATTGAAATGGGTTGATTTGGAACGCTCCTTAAGCAGACAGCTAGAAAAATATGCAGCGAGtacgaaaatatatttacgCGTGCGCCATTATGTCGATCCATTGCGCAGTGATGACTTGACacgttgttattattttctgcAATTGAAAAGTGATATTTATGAGGGTAAAATTATTTGCGATATACGCACTGCCATACTGTTAGCGCTCTACTGCCGACAAGCCGAATATGATAGTCATCAAAATGACAAACAGACAAAGGATAATCTGAAGAAGTCGCTCGTATTGCCGAAGAACTTACAAG GTCTCGCCAACGATGACAATCTGCTCGACAGTCTCATTATGGAGGTGTTACAGCAGAACGCCGGCATTCAGCATCTGCAGCAATCCAAGGCTGAAGAAATGTACATACAATGTTGCCAGCAATTGGATGGTTATGGTGAGGAGCGCTTCCCCGCAAAAGACACACTGGGCAACGATCTGTTGCTCGGTCTAGCTATTAACGGCATGGTTGTGATGGCTGACAATGGGCGTCAATATTTCCCCTGGAAAGAGTCACAAACGGTGTCGATCGACAAACGTACCATTAAAATCGAACAAAACAAAACGGATGGCTCGATTGTGGGCTCATTCATATTTCCAGATGCCGAAACGGCGCGTTACTTTTGGAAATTGTGCGTAACACAGCATAAATTCTTTAAACGCTACATAGACGAAGAATCAGCGTCGTCGGTGGGTGATGCGGAGAGCGCGAATGGCAATTCGATGAGCGTtactggtggtggtggtggcgtgTTAGCGGGCGGTATGGATGCTTACGCTTATGGCGATTTCAATGATTCACGTGAAGATTTGCTACttgagcaacaacaacgtgCCATTTACAATCCCAATGCGATTACGAGTGGTGGCGTTGGCGGTGGCGGTGTTGGCGCTCTGTCAGCGGTTAATCCAGAATTCATGTCAGCGCCGGCCTTACATCATGGTTTGCTCGCTTCCACACACGCGTCCAATGCGTTAATGTCATCGAATATATCGTTAGCGGCCAGTCATCAGtctggcggcggcggtggcggtcCAAATGGCGCTATGCATTCACATAGTGTGGGTGCTATAGCGCCGAGTTGGCTGGCAAAG GAATATGGCCACGAGTACGCTTCGACGCAGCATTTATCGAATAGCATGTTGGATACACGCTTGCAGCAAAGTAGCTCCTGTTTGGATCTAAGCAATAACAATGCCAATAATATCGGCGGCGTCGCCGCTTTCCACAGTAGCAGCAATAATATAGTACACGGACATTTGGGTGGCAGCGTAACGAACAACGGCAGCAATGTCGCATTGCACGGCGTGGACGCACACGAACGCGAGCGGCTGAAAGCCATGCTGCCTACATATCGGCCAGCGCCCGACTATGAAACTGCAGTACAGCTGAAGTATCATACACCCGCCAGCGAATTGCATCATCCGCAAATGAACAGTTACGCCAACTATCAACCGCAATTGGCGTCAAGCGCCTCTGCCGTCGCTATGGCTGGCACGCCGGCTGCTAGTGGCGCCATCTATTATGCCGGCTCACAGCCCGATGTACACAATGCGGCCGCAATTTACGGTGATGGTGTGCTACTAAGTCAATTAGCGCCGCACCGCTACCCTGACGTAGCGCAACCCGCAGCCGCTATGCATGCGCAGCATCATCATCTAACAGCGGCGGGCGTTACAATGGCGCCTGGTGGCCATAGTAATAGTGTGAGTGGTGGTGGCGCTTACATTGATTTGGGACATCGCTTGCAAATGGTGCGCAGCAAACCGCCGCCACCATATCCGGTCAACCGTTTGAATTCTTCGTCCACACCCGACTTGGCGGTCGCGTCACATCGGCCGCTCATGGGTTACCGTTCATATGTGTCGGGTTCATCGCCGGATCTGGTGTCAAATCGTAATTTACCCAATGCACAGTATCCCTATGTGCACAGCAGTAGCGTCGGCGCAGCACAAGCAGTTGGTAGTGTGGCTGCTACCAACCATGCCTTGATGCAACCGCATTCCTCGTACATGGGCGCCGGGCATATCGGTCATTCACAGCCATATTTGCCGCATGGCACTTTCGAAAACTTAAATATGATTGAGGAACAACCATCCATATTGTCGCAACTGCGGCAGGACTATCTATTTTTGCCACCCAGCTATGCAGAACCAAACACAGccaccagcaacagcaacaatatttaCCGGCAAACATCGCCATCCGTGCAGGCGCAGCCACTGCCACAGGTGCCGCAGTCACAAACACATCAACAACAGCAGTTGCAAGTGAACGCCTCCAATGCTTCGTTGCAACGCAACACTTTAAACGGTTCTATCGAACCGATTTATGAGAATGTGCCACATGCGCGTTATGTGGCTGCAGAGCCAGTAGTGCAGCGAAATATGGAGCAACGCTCGTCGGGCTCTTCGGCAACCAGCGAAGCGATGCGTAATCGCACAGCTTCAATACAATCGGCGCCGGGTGGCACGCATACGCAGCCGCAGCCGCAGCAACAAATGCCACCAGTGCCTGCAGTGcgacatcatcatcatcatcaacaccaacagcagcaacagcaacaacaacaagcgcttcaacaacagcaacaagcgcttctgcagcagcagcaggcgCAGGCGCACGCGCAAGCACAAGCGCAGCAGCAACAAGCCGAAGCGGAAGCAGCTGCCGCGGCCGCACTCAACATGCATAAGTATGCTGAGCGCGCGGCTAGTACTGAACTCCAATTCTTAGAGCCAACGCCACCGCAACGTGCTGTGCGCGCCGCCTCCGCAGCACCGACCGTTGGTCATAATAGCGGCagcaatcatcaacaacaatcAATGATGCAAACACCGCCGCCAAGGCAACATCATCACGCGCATAAGACACAGCAGTTAATGCAGAACGCCGCATCCGGTTCCCCCTCCGTCGTAGATGCTGCAGCTGCAACATCGCCGAATAATGTGGGTGCACGCGCTCATACAACTTCGTCGCTGCACGACGACTCCACAGACTCAATGCTGCATGCAGCGCAGCAACAATTCAGTGCCATGAACATCTCATCGATTTCATCTAATGTCTCGGTTTCGGCCGCCGCCACCATGCAACACTCTGCGTCGCATCatcaacatcatcatcatcgctCACACAACTCATCGCTACTCGACAGCACTGCCAACTCTAGCAACACAACACACAGCTCGAACACAACGAATTCGTCAAACACCACCGGCAAGGAGGGTAAACGTaagaaaatttggaatattttgGGGCGTAGCAAGACGCCGGACAAACAGAAATCCGCTACGCTCGGACGGGAGAAGGCGTCGTCATCGAATGCGGCCAAGACAGCGGCGAAAGTAAAACTCGCACAGGACGATCTGAATTTGATGCATCGCTGGTCGACCGGTGTGTCACGGCTACAGCCTATTTCCGGACAGTACTCAAAAGACAAATTG TGCCCAATACTCACTGAGAAACTGAATGATCCGCAACTGTTCATGGAATTTGAAAGTATACCGAAGCGTTGCGAAAATGCCAGCTATGACtgggcgctgatggaagaaaacgCGAAGAAAAATTCCGATCCAAACTTTTTGCCATACGATTATAATCGTGTTAGCATAACGCCGACGTGGGAGAATAAAACGGGCTATGTTAATGCGTCGCGCATTTCG GCCACAGTTGGCACAAATCAACGCTTCTACATAATTGCTCAATCGCCACAGGACAAGCTGACCACAAATATTTTCTGGCAGTGTGTCTGGGAGGCAGACGTCTATTTGATTGTAAAGCTATCGGAGGGCCTGAATTACATGCCACCGAATAGCAACCAGCGGCTCGAGTTTGATCAA TTCCAAGTGTATCAGGAATTCTCACAAACCACAGATCGTTGCATTACCAGCAAGCTGCGTCTCTTTCACATACCATCGCGTCGCTATCGCTCCGTTTGGCATTTGAACTACACCAATTGGGGTGAACAGAATTGTCCATTGGAGGTGAATCACTTTTTGGACTTTCTCGAAGAACTGAATTCCGTGCGCATGGCTTCGGCCAACGAAGTGCCACCGGGACATAATACCAATCCGCCAGTGTTGATACATTGTCTTGAGGGTGGTGGACGCTCGGGCGTAACGTTGACCGCTGATTTGTTACTCTACACGCTGGATCATAATGAG GATTTGGATATACCACGCGTTATAGGTCAACTACGTGATCAGCGCGATAGCATCATACCGTCCTTAGCGcagtataaatttatttatagtctACTCATAACATATTTAAAGCGTACGCGTTTAATTTGA